One bacterium genomic window, AGCTGGTATCATCGGGGTGAATGAAGCTATTAAACAAACCGGCATCAAATTACCGATTGTGGTTTCGGGCACCATCGAACCTATGGGCACCATGCTGGCTGGCCAAGCAGCGGATGCTTTGGTTGTTTCACTCACCCATGCCGATTTATTTGCGATTGGTTTAAACTGCGCTACAGGTCCGGAGTTTATGACGGACCATATCCGCACCATTCACGAGCTAAGCCCCACACGCGTATCGTGTTATCCCAATGCGGGTTTACCCAATGAAGACGGTAATTATTTAGAAACTCCCGAATCTTTAGCACGCCAGCTTGAACGCTTTGTGGATAACGGCTGGCTGAATATGATTGGCGGCTGCTGCGGCACAACAAATAAACATATCGCCGCCATCAGCCAAATGGTGATTGGTAAAAAACCCCGTGCCAAAATTAACGGGCAAAAAGGCCGCAGCTTTTATGCGGGTACCGAAGCGGTAGAAGCCACCAATGATAATCGCCCCCTCCTCGTCGGCGAGCGCACCAACGTGATTGGATCGCGCCTGTTTAAAGACATGGTGAATGCCGAAAAGTGGGAAGAGTCTACCGATATTGCCCGCCGCCAGGTTAAAAATGGGGCGCATGTGATTGATGTATGTTTGCAATCGACGGATCGCGATGAGTTGCCCGATATCGATCCTTTCTACGGACTCCTCATCAATAAAATCAAAGCGCCGATCATGATCGACACCACCGACCGCAAAGCGGTGGAAAAATCACTGACGTATTGCCAGGGTAAATCACTCATTAACTCGATTAATCTGGAAGACGGCGAAGAAAAATTTGAGCACATTGTGCCACTCATTCATAAATACGGTGCGGCTGTAGTCGTCGGTACGATTGATGAAGATCCCGTTCAAGCCCAGGCCTTTACACGCGAACGCAAACTGGCCATTGCCGAACGTTCACATCAATTACTGACCGAAAAATATAAGCTGAACGAAGAAGATCTTATTTTTGATCCACTCGTATTCCCCTGCGCTACCGGCGATGAAAACTATATTGGCGGTGCGGTAGAAACTATTGAAGGCATCCGTCTTATTAAACAAAAATTTCCCAACTGTAAAACCACGCTTGGTATTTCTAACATCTCATTTGGCTTACCTCCTGCGGCACGCGAAGTGGTGAATTCTGTATTTCTGTATCATTGCACACAAGCAGGCCTCGATTTAGCTATTGTGAATACCGAAAAACTGGAACGCTTTGCTAAAATACCGGATGAAGAAAAGAAATTAGCGGAAGATCTTTTATTCAACGGCCCCAAAAGCGAAGACTGGCGCAAGCAAAGCAAAGAAGAAAAAGCCGCCAACAATCAAAAATACATAGCCCTCATCACTGAACATTTCCGAAATGCTGTTAAAAAGGAAGACAAGAAACCAAAATCTAATCTCTCGCTCGATGAACGTTTGGCTAATTATATTATTGAAGGCACCAAAGACGGACTTGTGCCTGATTTAGATTTAAAATTAAAAGAAGCCAAGCCGCTCGACATCATCAACGGCCCGCTCATGGCCGGTATGAGTGAAGTAGGACGTTTATTTAATGCCAATGAATTAATTGTAGCCGAAGTATTGCAATCGGCCGAAGCCATGAAAGCTGCCGTTTCCCATTTGGAAAGCTTTATGGAAAAAGCCGATGTAGTGGCTAAAGGGAAAATTTTGCTTGCCACGGTAAAAGGCGATGTGCATGACATCGGCAAAAATTTAGTCGAGATCATTCTTAAAAATAACGGTTACGACGTGATTAATCTGGGCATTAAAGTGCCGCCCGAAGAACTGATTAAAGCCTACAAAGAACACAAGCCCGATATCATCGGCTTATCTGGCCTCCTCGTAAAATCGGCACAACAAATGACCATCACCGCCGGCGATTTAAAAGAAGCCGGCATTACCGTACCCATCATGGTGGGAGGTGCCGCATTATCCGATAAATTTACACGCGGAAAAATTGCGCCTAGCTATACCAAACTGACGCTCTATGCCAAAGACGCGATGACGGGTTTAGATTTAGCGAATAAAATCATGAACCCGGAGGCGCGGAAAAATCTGGAAGCTAACTTCCTTAATATGCCCGAAGGAACGGATACAGCTAAAAAGGAAGAAAAACTTCCAGAGACAACCATTCGCTCTACCCGCGTGCGCAGCGATATTACGATCCCTGCGATGCCCTATGCCGATCGCAAGGTACGTGATGTTCCTCAGCTTGATCTTATCTGGAGTTACATCAACCCCCAGATGCTCTATGTGCGTCATATGGGTTTTAAAGGAAATTTTGAAAATAAACTGGCCGAGCGCGACCCAAAAGCGATTGAGCTGAATGAAACGATTGAAGCGATTAAAGACGAAGCACGCAAATTCATGAAAGTAAAAGCCGTGTGGCAGTTTTTTGAGGCCGAAGCCGAAGGCAATACGCTTCACTTGTTTAAACCGGGGGCCATATCACCTGTTCATAGTTTTAAATTCAACCGTCAGCGTAAAGAGGACGGCTTGTGTTTATCTGATTATGTAATCCCTAAAAAAGACGGCAAGCGCGATCAAGTAGCTCTCTTCGTCGTCGGCGCCGGCACGGGTGTGCGCGAAATTTCGGAAGAATATAAAAACAAGGGCGAGTATTTAAAATCGCACGCGCTACAAGCACTGGGAATAGAAACCGCCGAAGGTGCCGCCGAATGGTTGCATCAACGCTTACGTGAAGACTGGGGTTTTCCAGATGCCCCGGATACAACCATGAAAGATAGATTTGTCACCAAATACCACGGCAAGCGCTACAGCTTTGGCTATCCCGCCTGCCCTAATCTGGATGACCAGGCCGGCATTTGGAAATTACTTAAGCCCGAAGAAATCGGCGTACAGCTTACCGAAGGTATGATGATGGAACCCGAAGCCTCCGTCTCCGCCCTCGTCTTTCATCATCCCGATTGTATTTATTTTGGTGTTGGGGATCGCGAAGAAATGGAATAAAAAAAGCCCCTTAGTTTTCACCAAGGGGCTTTTAACAATTCAGTCTTTAGTTATTCATGAATTGCTTGTAATTCCTGCTGCATGGCTTTAAGTACTGGGCCATATTTTTTAAGAATCTTTTTTTCTTCAGGAGTCATATCTTCTTCATCTGGATTATATGGTTCATAAAGATCGATTGCGATATCGATGGCACCACCAAAAAGCTTCACGCTTCTTTTTCCATCACTATCATTCTTACAGGTCGAAA contains:
- the metH gene encoding methionine synthase is translated as MSNNTKLLTELSQERILVLDGAMGTMLQQCNLTADDFGGAALEGCNENLVLTRPDVILDIHRKYYEAGSDIVETNTFGGTPLVLAEYGLADKAYLINKTAVEIAKKAAKEFSTPNKPRFVAASIGPTTKAISVTGGVTFQELIDNFRIQTIALIEGGADILFLETCQDTRNIKAGIIGVNEAIKQTGIKLPIVVSGTIEPMGTMLAGQAADALVVSLTHADLFAIGLNCATGPEFMTDHIRTIHELSPTRVSCYPNAGLPNEDGNYLETPESLARQLERFVDNGWLNMIGGCCGTTNKHIAAISQMVIGKKPRAKINGQKGRSFYAGTEAVEATNDNRPLLVGERTNVIGSRLFKDMVNAEKWEESTDIARRQVKNGAHVIDVCLQSTDRDELPDIDPFYGLLINKIKAPIMIDTTDRKAVEKSLTYCQGKSLINSINLEDGEEKFEHIVPLIHKYGAAVVVGTIDEDPVQAQAFTRERKLAIAERSHQLLTEKYKLNEEDLIFDPLVFPCATGDENYIGGAVETIEGIRLIKQKFPNCKTTLGISNISFGLPPAAREVVNSVFLYHCTQAGLDLAIVNTEKLERFAKIPDEEKKLAEDLLFNGPKSEDWRKQSKEEKAANNQKYIALITEHFRNAVKKEDKKPKSNLSLDERLANYIIEGTKDGLVPDLDLKLKEAKPLDIINGPLMAGMSEVGRLFNANELIVAEVLQSAEAMKAAVSHLESFMEKADVVAKGKILLATVKGDVHDIGKNLVEIILKNNGYDVINLGIKVPPEELIKAYKEHKPDIIGLSGLLVKSAQQMTITAGDLKEAGITVPIMVGGAALSDKFTRGKIAPSYTKLTLYAKDAMTGLDLANKIMNPEARKNLEANFLNMPEGTDTAKKEEKLPETTIRSTRVRSDITIPAMPYADRKVRDVPQLDLIWSYINPQMLYVRHMGFKGNFENKLAERDPKAIELNETIEAIKDEARKFMKVKAVWQFFEAEAEGNTLHLFKPGAISPVHSFKFNRQRKEDGLCLSDYVIPKKDGKRDQVALFVVGAGTGVREISEEYKNKGEYLKSHALQALGIETAEGAAEWLHQRLREDWGFPDAPDTTMKDRFVTKYHGKRYSFGYPACPNLDDQAGIWKLLKPEEIGVQLTEGMMMEPEASVSALVFHHPDCIYFGVGDREEME